CAATCACGATAGCGCGCTGAAAGAGCCAGAAGAACGCGGCCAGCAGCAGAACGGCCCCGATAAAGCCCAGTTCCTCGCCGATTATGGCGAAAACGAAGTCCGTATGCGGTGCCGGCAGGAATAGTTTTTTCTCAACGCTGTTGCCCAGTCCCTGTCCCAGCCAGCCACCGTTGCCCAGGCTGATCAGCGATTGGGAGATCTGGTATTCGGCTCTGGGGGAGTCTATCAGCCCGAGGAAGGACTGGATGCGAATCCTGCGATAGGGCTCCGCGATCATGACCGCACCCATTAGCGGCAGCGAGGCAGCTACGAGGCCGGCCAGATGCCTGGCTCGGGCGCCTCCCAGGAACAGCAACGTGCATCCGAGTAGACCGGTAAGGGCGGCGGTGGAAAAGTCAGGTTCCGGAATGATGAGCACCATCATGAGGGCAATGACCACCACCGGGGGGAGGAAACCGCGTGCGAGGCTGGTGAGTTGAGATCCTTTACGATCCAGATATGCGGCTAAGTAGATAATCAGGCTTAGACGGGCAAAGTCGGAGGGCTGGATCGAGACCGGTCCCAACCAGAGCCAGCGGGCGGTACCCTCCCGACCAGTGGCGTAGTGAAGAAGCAGCGAAATGGTCAGCAGGGCAAGGGAGCCTAATAAAAGCCAATTGGCGTATTTTTTTAGATGGTGATAGTCCAAACGGCTGCAAGCGAACAGCAGGGCAGCACCTAACAGAGCCCGGGTCAGTTGTCGCTTGAGGAAGAACATGTGATCGCCGCTGATGTCCGCGGCCGTGTCGGCGCTGGAGCTGTAGAGCATCACCAACCCGACGCCGACCAGAAAGGTGGTGAGCAACACGGTCCAGGTATCGAAGCGCGGGGTGGTCGCGGCGCTAGGCATGAACGGCCTCATTCTGAAAGGAGAGCACGATGCGGTGGAACGCCGCACCGCGTTCTTCGAAATTGGCAAACTGGTCGAAGCTGGCACAGGCGGGGGCGAGCAGCACTACATCGCCCGGTCGGCTGGCTTGACGGGCCTGTTCGACAGCTGCAGTGAATTCCGGTTCAAACCGTATGGGCACGATCCCCTGGAAAATCTCGGTTAACCGGGGTCCCGCCTGGCCGTAGGTGATGAGCTGTTTGACCTTGTCGCGGATCGGGGCGCTGAGCGTGGGATAATCGGGGGCATCCTTCTCGCTGCCGCCGAGGATCAAGATGATGTTGCCGCTGAAGCTGGCCAGGGCCATGCGGGTGGAGGCCACGTTGGTGGCCTTGGAATCGTTGTAGTACCGGACGCC
Above is a window of Candidatus Neomarinimicrobiota bacterium DNA encoding:
- the ftsW gene encoding putative lipid II flippase FtsW, which produces MPSAATTPRFDTWTVLLTTFLVGVGLVMLYSSSADTAADISGDHMFFLKRQLTRALLGAALLFACSRLDYHHLKKYANWLLLGSLALLTISLLLHYATGREGTARWLWLGPVSIQPSDFARLSLIIYLAAYLDRKGSQLTSLARGFLPPVVVIALMMVLIIPEPDFSTAALTGLLGCTLLFLGGARARHLAGLVAASLPLMGAVMIAEPYRRIRIQSFLGLIDSPRAEYQISQSLISLGNGGWLGQGLGNSVEKKLFLPAPHTDFVFAIIGEELGFIGAVLLLAAFFWLFQRAIVIARHAPDRFGMLLALGTALNLIIYVMVNTAVVTEVVPNTGIPLPLISYGGTHLVFTLISLGILLNISASTRRRRWDRQLVYAKARS